The genomic segment ACCTGGTACAACACCCAGCGCCGTCACTCCAGCCTCGAGTACCTCTGCCCGGCTGAGTACGAAGCACGGCTCGCCTTCACTCCGAAGGCAGCCTAAACCCCGTGTCCACTCCGCGGGGGGAAGTCCAGCGCGTACCTCTCCGCGCTCCAGGCGCATCGCCCCGCGAGGGATGAACGGGGCGCGACGGACGGGGAGGAACCGAGCGCTCCGAAGGCTGCGCATCCTCCGGAGCGAGGATCGCTGCACCGCTCTTCGAGCTTTCGGTAGATAAAGAAGCGCAGGTCCATCCGATGATGAACCAGCGCTCACTCGTCCGCCGAAGCACGCGAGGCGAACCCGCCGCGGGCCACTCTCTCGCCGACGTACAGCCGCGTATCCGGCAGTCTCTCCCGATCCGGAATCATCAAGACTTGCGGCGGGGATACAGAGTCTCGCCCTTCGCCAGCATGGCGATGAACTGCTCGATCTTCCTCGCCCGCGTCTCGGCCTTCTTAACGTTGTGGATGCGGAAGAGGACGGCGTAGCGGTTCTGTCTATCCAGCGCCTCGAAGAACGCCTTCGCGGCGGGGTTCGCGTCCAGCGCGGCCTGGAGGTCGGCGGGCACGGTGGCGGTGCCGAAGGACTCGTAGGCGGCGTCCCACTGCCCGTTCGCCTTCGCGCGCTCCACGGCCGCCAGGCCCGCGGGCTTCATGCGGCCGTCGCGGATCAGCGCCTCGGCCTTGTCGCGGTTGATCTGCGACCACATGCTGCGCGGGCCGCGCGGCGTGAACTTCT from the Longimicrobiaceae bacterium genome contains:
- a CDS encoding YdeI/OmpD-associated family protein codes for the protein MSTDDVKAGPEMVDGKPVVLLDGPASWDSWLDEHGTASPGVWLRIAKKGAELRTCTYAQALEVALTHGWIDGQKKTYDGASFIQKFTPRGPRSMWSQINRDKAEALIRDGRMKPAGLAAVERAKANGQWDAAYESFGTATVPADLQAALDANPAAKAFFEALDRQNRYAVLFRIHNVKKAETRARKIEQFIAMLAKGETLYPRRKS